A window of Cystobacter fuscus DSM 2262 genomic DNA:
TGGTGAAGAAGGGACAGCGGGTGCGCATCCGGCTGGGCAACCTCGGCCCCATGGACCATCACCCCATCCACCTGCACGGCTACCAGTTCCGCATCACCGAGACGGACGGGGGCCGCGTCCCCGAGTCCGCGCAGTGGTCGGACACCACGGTGCTGGTGCCGGTGGGCAGCACGCGCGGCATCGAGTTCGTGGCGGACGAGCCCGGGGACTGGGCGATGCACTGCCACATGACCCACCACGTGATGAACCAGATGGGGCACGGCATGCCCAACCTCATCGGACTCAAGCCCGAGGGCTTCGACGAGAAGGTGCGCGAGCTCCTGCCGGACTACATGACCATGGGCCACACGGGCATGGGGGAGATGGAGGACATGGGCATGGCCGTGCCGGCCAACAGCATCCCCATGGTGGGCGGCAAGGGCCGCTACGGCGGCATCACCATGGGGGGCATGTTCACGGTGCTCAAGGTGCGTGAGCAACTGGACGGCTACGGAGATCCGGGCTGGTACGACAACCCGGTGGCCACCCTGGCGAGCACCGCGCAGAAGGCCGACATGCTGCGCGACGGCATCGACGTGAACGCCGACCCCGGCTTCACCGACGGCGGCGCCTGAGCCGCCATCCCCTCACTTGCCGAGGAACCCGAGCAGCGCCTCGTGCCACTTCTCGGGGGCCTCCAAGTGGGGGATGTGCCCCACGTTGGGGATCTCCACGAGCGTGGCGCGGGGGAAGGCCTTCGCGGCGCGCCGGCCCATCTCCGGGAACTGGCCCAGCTTCGTCAGGGCCTCGGGCGACACGCGCGCCCGGCCAATCGTGGTGCGATCCGCCTGCCCGATGACGAGCAGCACCGGCGCCGTCACCTGCGGGAACTCATGCACCACCGGCTGCTGGTAGATCATCTGCTCGGTGGCGGCGGACACCCAGGCCAGCCGCGGGTACTCGCCCCCGAGCGTCTGGCGGTAGATGACCTGGACATACTCATCGTACTCGGGACGCCACGTGACGTAGTACGTCTTCTGGTACTTGCGCACCGACTCCTCGGTGGTGTCGAGCTGGCCCTTGTAGAGCTCCTCGGTGGCGCGCCAGGGCACGAGGACGCGGTAATCCTCCAGGCCGAGGGTATTCTCCAGGACGAGGTGCGTGGTGGTCTCCGGGAACAGGAGCGCGAAGCGCGTGGCGAGCATGCCGCCCATGGAGTGCCCCACGATGGCGGCCTTGGAGACTCCGAGCTTCTCCAGCACCCGCTTCGTCTGGGCGGCGAGCAGGTGGAAGCTGTAGTCAATGGCCGGCTTGGAGGACTTGCCGAAGCCGAGCAGATCCGGCACCACGACGCGGTAGCCCCCCTGGCCGAGCGCGCGAATGGTGTCGCGCCAGTAGGCGCCGAAGAAGTTCTTGCCGTGGAACAGCACGACGGTGCGCCCGTTGGCCTTGCCGCTCGGGGGCACGTCCATGTAGGCCATGCGCACGTCCTGGCCCTGAACGGTCAGCGGGAGGAACTGGACGGGGGCGGGGTAGGCGTAGCCCTCGAGCGCGATGCCGAGCGGCTCGGGGGCTTTCTTCTCCTGGGAGAGGGCGGGCAGGGCACACAGCAGCAACGCGAGGGTGAACACGGAGCGGATCGCGGAGGTCATGCCCGAGGAATACCGCCTCGGTGGGCTCTTCGAGCACGGAAGCGTGATATCGCGTGGATCCGGTCTTCAGTGTTCAACAAGGAGCCGTCATGGGGACGGAGTGGAAGCGCGGTATGGATCTGCGTGCCTACAACCGTGAGGCCTGGAACCGCCAGGTGGCCAAGGGGGATCGGTGGACGATTCCCGTGGGACCCGAGGTGATCGCCGCGGCGCGCCGGGGGGATTGGAGCGTGGTGCTCACCCCGTGCAAGCCCGTGCCGCGCGAGTGGTTCGGTTCGCTGGCGGGCAAGGACGTGCTGGGGCTGGCGAGCGCGGGCGGGCAGCAGTGTCCGGTGTTCGCCGCCGCCGGGGCACGCGTCACGGTGTTCGACAACTCGCCCGCCCAGCTCGCGCGGGATGCCGAGGTGGCCGAGCGCGAGGGCCTCGGCATCCGCCGCGTGGAAGGCGACATGAGCGACCTGTCCGCCTTCGCGGACGAGAGCTTCGATCTCATCTTCCATCCCTGCTCCAACTGCTTCTCGCCGGAGATCCGCCCCGTGTGGCACGAGGCCTTCCGGGTGCTGCGCCCCGGTGGCGTGCTGCTCGCGGGCTTCTCCAACCCCATCGTCTTCCTGTTCGACCCGGAGTTGGACAAGCAGGGTGGGCCGCGGCTCAAGTACCGCATGCCGTACTCGGACGTGGCGAGCCTCACCGACGAGGAGCGGCGCCGCTACACCGACGAGGGCGAGCCCCTGTGCGTGGCGCACTCGCTGGAGGATCAGATCGGCGGGCAGCTCGACGCGGGCTTCCTGCTCACCGGCTTCTACGAGGACAAGCACTCCGAGGGAGATCGGCTGTCGGAGTACCTGTCGGGGTTCTGCGCCACCCGGGCGCTCAAGCCCGCCACCCGGTAGCGGGGACGTCGCGGGGAAGAGGCCCCGCCAGCCCCTCCAGGAATAATCCCTCCCCGCGGCGTACCAGCGGTGGGGCGGGGAGTTCGGGACCCCTGGAGGATGACGGCATGAATGGCTCCCAGGCGATGCAGGAAGTCCCTGGCGGCCCTTTCGCCGGGATGCGTCCCATGCGAAGTAGTGCCCCCGTGGAATTCCCGTTCCGATTCACCCGCACCCGGAGTCCGGTACGGACCCCCGTCCCCGCGAGCGGCGCTCCCGGGTCCGCGCGGGAGTTCCAGGAACTGGTGGCTCGCTGCCAGCCGCAACTGGAGGAGCGCGCCCGCTTCCTGTGCCGGGGCCGCAACCCCTCGGATGCGAAGGATCTGCTCCAGGACACCTACGAGCGGGCGTTCCGCGCCTTCCATACCTATGACCGCTCCGCGCCCCCCCTGCCGTGGCTGGCCTCCATCCTCGTCAGGCGATTCCTCGACATGTGCCGGCAGGACAAGCGCCATCCCCAGCAGGAATTCACCGAGGGCCTGGACGTTGCCAGCGAGGAGGCGGCTCCGGCGGAGACGTGGGCGGGCTATACGCTGGAGGACGTCTGGCGCGCGGTGGAGAAGCTGCCGGAGGAATTCCGGGACGTGGTGCGGTTGAAGGACATGGAAGGTCTGTCGTACGCGCGCATCGCCGAGCAGCTGGGCATCGCCCCCATGACGGTGGGCACCCGGCTGTTCCGGGCGCGCAAGCGGCTCAAGGACATCCTTCTCGAGCAGGCGCAGCCCGGAGGTGTCGAGTGATGGCTTGCGAGCGGATCGCCGCCTTCGTGGATGGGGAGCTGTCCACGAGCGAGGCCGAGGAGTTCCAGGCCCACCTCGCGGGGTGCGCCGACTGTCAGGCCTCCCTGGAGGATCAACTCCAGGCGAGTCTCGCCGTGCGGTCCGCCGCGGCCTCGCGCCGTGCCCCACGCCGCGAGCCCTTCCGCCCCTCCTGGGCCCACCGCACCACCCGGATGTGGAGCGCGGGCGTGGCCATGGCGGCCCTCGTGCTGCTCGGCCTGCTGGCGGCGTGGTGGATGCGGCCCGCGTCCCCCGACGTGGGGGCCCAATTGCTCGCGCTCGCGCCGACGCGCTCCCTGGAAGGTCGGCTCGGCTACCCGGGCCTGGATGGCTACCGGAGCTCCGGCACGTTGCGCGAGGGGGCCTCGGGTTCCGCGGAGCTGGACGTGCGGCTGCTGGCGCGGCTCGAGGAGCAGGGGGACTTCCACGGCCTGGCGACGGCGTACCTGCTCGCCGGTGAGTTCGAGCGCGCCGAGAAGGCCCTGGAGCGTCTGCCCCCCTCGCCGGACGTGGACAGCGACCGCGCGTTGGCGGCGCTGGGGCGGGGCGAGCCCGAGCGGGCCCTCGTGGTGCTGGATCGCGCGCTGAGGGCGGCGCCGGAGCACCCGCGCGCCCATTGGAACCGCGGTGTCGCGTTGCGCGCGATGTCGTTGGAGCTGGCCGCCGCCATGGAGTTCCAACTCGTGGCGGACCGGCGCGAGCCGGGGTGGAGCGAGGAGGCGAAGCGGCTGGCGGAGGGGTTGCGCGCGAGCGCCGCGTCCCGGAGCCGTGCGTGGACGGACATGAACGCCGCCGGCATGGCGCTCGCGTTGGAGGGAACGGCGCTGCCCGCCGCGATGGTCCGCCGCAACCCGGACCTGGTGCGGCTCTACCTCTACCATGCGATTCGCGCCGCGGTGTCCCGGGAGCAGGTGCTCGCGCTGGCGCCGCTGGCCCGCACCTTGGACGCCGAGGCCAGGAACCCCACCGCGTCCGACTACGTGCAACGCGTGGCCCGGGCCGACTTCGCGCGCCGCGCGCCGCTGGCCCGCACGTACCGCGCGCTGCTGGAGGATGCCCGGTCGCTGACGGGCGAGGCGGCGGAGGCGTACCTCACGCGCCTGCGCCGCGCGGGCGAGCGGGAGTTGCTGCTCGGCGCCATCCTCCTGCTGCGCGTCGAGCACCAGCACCTGGAGGAGCTGCGCGCGCTCGTCGAGGAATCGGGCGAGGCCGTGTGGTACCGCGCGCCGCTGGTGAAGGCCCAGGTGGCGGAGGATCTGTCGCATGGAGATGGCGCCCGGGCCGAGCAGCGGCTCGTGGCGGCGATCGACGAGTGCCACCGGGCCCGGCTGGAGTACCGGTGCGTGTCGCTCCAGGCGGAGCTCAGCGGCCTCTACAACCAGTTGGATCGCCGTCAGGAGGCGATGGGACCCGCGCGCGCGGCGCTGGACGTGGCGCGCCGCCTCGGGGATTGGCACCACGAGGAGGAGCTCGTGCTCGCGCTCATCACCAGCGCGCGCCTGAGCCACGAGCCCGCGCTCGCCCGGGCCTATCTGGACGAGTACCTGCAACGCGCACCGGAGCACTGCGAGCGGCGCGCGGACTACCACCATCAACGCGCGCTCCTGGCCATCGAGGCGCTGGACGTGGAGGCGGCACGGCGCGAGGTGGCGCGGGCTCGCGAGTGCGCGGCGCCGCCTTCCCTGTTCGAGCTCGCCGTCTACGGTGATCTCCTGCGCTTCGGCACGACCGGGGACGAGCGCGCGTACGTGGCGCGGCGGCTGGAGTTGTTGCGCGAGGAGGCGTCGTTCACGCCGGGCGCGCGGCTGCTGCTGGAGCAGATGGGGGCGCGCATCCTCATCGAGACGGATCGGCGCGAGGGGCAGCGACGCCTGCGCGAGATCATCGCGGCGGCCTTGCCCCTGCGCGCCACGGACATCGAGGCGCGCAAGGCCTGGTCCTACGCCCACCAGACGCTGGTGATGGATGCCGGGAAGGCGGGGGAGTTCGACGAGGCCCTCCGCGTGCTCGCCGCCGGACAGGAGCGCGCCGCGCCGGCCTCGTGCCTGCTCGCGGTGGCGGGGCAGGACGAGCGCGTCCTCTTCGTGGCGCGTGGCGCCCGGGGGGACGTGCGGGGCGAGTACCTGGGGCAGCGCACCCGTCCGCTCCTCGAGGACTTCCCCGCGGTGCCCCCGGCGGTGTTGGAGCAACTCGCGGGGTGTGACGCCGTGCGGGTGCTCGCCGAGCCCGTGATCCTGGGACGTCCCGGACTGCTGGGACCCGAGCGGGCCTGGAGCTACCTGGTCCCCGGGGGCGGCGAGCAGAAGGTGCCCGAGGCCGGACTTCCTCCCAAGCACGTGGTGGTGTCGGATGTGGAGCCGCCGGCCACGCTCGGTCTGCCGCGCCTGCTGCCGTGGAACCGCGCGCCGCGACCGGGAGAGTTCCTCCTGCGGGGTGCGTCGGCCACTCCCGACGCGGTCCTGGCGGAGCTCGAGGACGCCACCGAGGTGGAGTTCCATGCGCACGGCTTGATCCGCTCGGGCTTCTCCGACGCGTCCTTCCTCGCGCTGTCGCCCGAGTCCGACGGCCGCTACGCGTTGACGGTCTCGGACCTCCAGGGGATTTCGCTCCGGGGCGCGCCGCTGGTGCTGCTCGCTGCGTGCCGCGCCAATGGGGGCGCCCTGCGCTACTACGCCGTGGCGAGCCTGCCCGCGGCGTTCATCCAGGCGGGTGCCCGGTCCGTGGTGGCTCCCGCCTCGCCCATCCCCGATGAGCAAGGAGGCGCCTTCTTCCAGGCCCTGCTCGACGAGGTAGGGCGGGGAGCGACACCCGCCCAGGCCCTGGCGAGGACGCGCTCCGTCTGGCTGCGCGACAGACCGGCCCCGTGGGTGTCGGAACTCGTGCTTTTCGAATGAGGGAATATCCGCGCCCCCCGGCGTAGAGAGGGTGGACGTTCACCTCGAACAGCAGGGGAGATGGGTCATGAAGCAGGGTTTTCTCGTGGTGGTTCTGCTGAGCGGCATGGCGGGGAGCGCGGGAGCGGCGGAGCTTGCCTGGGCGAGAAACCCGCCCTCGGGGAACGCGTTCACGCGGGCGGCCGCCGAGGACGATGACTTCCAGCGCGTGGGACCCGAGACCTTCGATCTCGCGGTGCGGCCGAGGGATGGGCGGGGACTGCTCATCTACCGATACTACCGCGCCAGGATGAGCGCGGTCCTGGTGGAGCGCGTGGCGGAGATCGACATCCGGATCAGGACCGGGGGGTTCAGCAGTGTGTCCGACACGAAGATCGTCCTGACTCCCGAGGGGTACAAGAAGCCCATTCCGCCCCAGCCTCCGGGTGGGGAGCCCATCTGGGTGCTGCCCGACGTGGAGCGCCGGGCCGCCCTCGCGGCCGTCTGGGCCGTCGATTCGGGGGGCACGGTGATTTCCATCG
This region includes:
- a CDS encoding RNA polymerase sigma factor, producing MEFPFRFTRTRSPVRTPVPASGAPGSAREFQELVARCQPQLEERARFLCRGRNPSDAKDLLQDTYERAFRAFHTYDRSAPPLPWLASILVRRFLDMCRQDKRHPQQEFTEGLDVASEEAAPAETWAGYTLEDVWRAVEKLPEEFRDVVRLKDMEGLSYARIAEQLGIAPMTVGTRLFRARKRLKDILLEQAQPGGVE
- a CDS encoding CHAT domain-containing protein; protein product: MACERIAAFVDGELSTSEAEEFQAHLAGCADCQASLEDQLQASLAVRSAAASRRAPRREPFRPSWAHRTTRMWSAGVAMAALVLLGLLAAWWMRPASPDVGAQLLALAPTRSLEGRLGYPGLDGYRSSGTLREGASGSAELDVRLLARLEEQGDFHGLATAYLLAGEFERAEKALERLPPSPDVDSDRALAALGRGEPERALVVLDRALRAAPEHPRAHWNRGVALRAMSLELAAAMEFQLVADRREPGWSEEAKRLAEGLRASAASRSRAWTDMNAAGMALALEGTALPAAMVRRNPDLVRLYLYHAIRAAVSREQVLALAPLARTLDAEARNPTASDYVQRVARADFARRAPLARTYRALLEDARSLTGEAAEAYLTRLRRAGERELLLGAILLLRVEHQHLEELRALVEESGEAVWYRAPLVKAQVAEDLSHGDGARAEQRLVAAIDECHRARLEYRCVSLQAELSGLYNQLDRRQEAMGPARAALDVARRLGDWHHEEELVLALITSARLSHEPALARAYLDEYLQRAPEHCERRADYHHQRALLAIEALDVEAARREVARARECAAPPSLFELAVYGDLLRFGTTGDERAYVARRLELLREEASFTPGARLLLEQMGARILIETDRREGQRRLREIIAAALPLRATDIEARKAWSYAHQTLVMDAGKAGEFDEALRVLAAGQERAAPASCLLAVAGQDERVLFVARGARGDVRGEYLGQRTRPLLEDFPAVPPAVLEQLAGCDAVRVLAEPVILGRPGLLGPERAWSYLVPGGGEQKVPEAGLPPKHVVVSDVEPPATLGLPRLLPWNRAPRPGEFLLRGASATPDAVLAELEDATEVEFHAHGLIRSGFSDASFLALSPESDGRYALTVSDLQGISLRGAPLVLLAACRANGGALRYYAVASLPAAFIQAGARSVVAPASPIPDEQGGAFFQALLDEVGRGATPAQALARTRSVWLRDRPAPWVSELVLFE
- a CDS encoding alpha/beta fold hydrolase, which codes for MTSAIRSVFTLALLLCALPALSQEKKAPEPLGIALEGYAYPAPVQFLPLTVQGQDVRMAYMDVPPSGKANGRTVVLFHGKNFFGAYWRDTIRALGQGGYRVVVPDLLGFGKSSKPAIDYSFHLLAAQTKRVLEKLGVSKAAIVGHSMGGMLATRFALLFPETTTHLVLENTLGLEDYRVLVPWRATEELYKGQLDTTEESVRKYQKTYYVTWRPEYDEYVQVIYRQTLGGEYPRLAWVSAATEQMIYQQPVVHEFPQVTAPVLLVIGQADRTTIGRARVSPEALTKLGQFPEMGRRAAKAFPRATLVEIPNVGHIPHLEAPEKWHEALLGFLGK
- a CDS encoding class I SAM-dependent methyltransferase, which gives rise to MDLRAYNREAWNRQVAKGDRWTIPVGPEVIAAARRGDWSVVLTPCKPVPREWFGSLAGKDVLGLASAGGQQCPVFAAAGARVTVFDNSPAQLARDAEVAEREGLGIRRVEGDMSDLSAFADESFDLIFHPCSNCFSPEIRPVWHEAFRVLRPGGVLLAGFSNPIVFLFDPELDKQGGPRLKYRMPYSDVASLTDEERRRYTDEGEPLCVAHSLEDQIGGQLDAGFLLTGFYEDKHSEGDRLSEYLSGFCATRALKPATR